The DNA segment TCGATTACCATTCAAGTGGAAAAAGCAGAGCTACAAGCCGATCTAACATGCAAGGATGTGGAAAATAAAGAGAACCATGGCCAAAATGTACCAACTGCACTAAAAGATAAACTGAGATAAAATAGAAGTGCAGGAAAAGAACGAGGCTTTACCTTCACGCCCAATAGGAGAATTGAGACGCCTCAGATGTGACAAAGTGGAAGCATATGTTAACCGATTTAGAACCTGGTGAAAGACTTTTTAGAACCATGTAAATCATGGAAGAGAAGTTATTTGAGCTGAAAAACAGAAGAGAAAGAAATATCCTCACCTGAGAGACTCCAGCCCTTGTGCCAGCAGCGTTTGCCTGGCCCCAGTTCCCAGTAGCAAGAGAATATTTCAGGCCAGAGGTGATTGTTTTAGCCTTAATGGCAAATTGAAGATTGACTTCTTTGCCATTGTCAACGCACTGTTAAAACGACATGAATTAGACTTCCAAACATATAATAACAAACAAAATTCAAGTCCTTGGCCCAAGAAAGAGTGACTATGTAAGAGACCTTCTGTACATAAGATCTCACATCCCTCGTCAGCTTTCTGAAAAGCTGCATTAAAGAAGATGGTAGATCAGTACGAAATCAACgaaaatgattcttaaaattCCATAAATTTTCTCAATAATGCATGATTGTGGGCCGTTAACAAACCATTCTAAATAGCCCTCCAAGTAAAGGACCAGCAAGATCCAGCCTTTTGTTCCCATAATGATCCCGATCATCTTCTGGCCTTCGGCCAAGTGCACAAAGCAGCAGCCGGTGTATGATATACCTAAGGGTTTTTGCACAATATGAGCACCACAATAACGTATGAATCTAAGAGAACACGAGTGAGCTGAATACGTACCCGAAATAGTAAGCTTTCTTCGTCTCACAAAACTCCCCAACTCCTACATGAGGAAGCATTTCTTTCTGAAGGATATCTTTTGCATACCTGCAATGATAATATCGCAATTGCAAACCTCCTATCAACATCTCAATAGTTGACATCTTAGATCATAACACCCACGTTCATTGGTTTAAATGATCACATACTTTATCCTCTTTTCCTTGGTTACACCCATAGGTGCACCACGTTTCCCAATATAGTCGAGAGCAACCTGAATCATTATGAGAGTTATCAACTGATTGCTGGATCAAATTTTCAAGCACCCAACATAAggaaagccaaaaaaaaaaaaggaagacacAGCAAGATATTAACCAAATACAGGATCATTTGATACCTGCTGATTTTGAATAACAAATGCTTCTTCTAAAGAAGGCCTGAGCAACTCCATCATCTGGTTATCGGCAAAGTCATAGCAAATGTGTTCCAAAATGTCCTTATCGGCAACAAATCCCAATGCACGAAATACAATGATAATAGGAATTTCTGCTTTGATGTAAGGGAGAGTACACCGAATATACTGTCCAGATGAACCCtgcatccatttgccacaaagaATGTAACTTATTTAGCATATctgaaatatatatagataaaacACTGAGGAAGGAAATCGAAAAAGCTACGACTATTAGATTTATCTTACCCCTTTTGCACTAGCACGAGCAAGCATGCGAACGAACATTGTGCTTGGAGGCCTATTTTGGTTCTCAGCCATGGAACGGACTTCGCCAACATATGCATACTTATTTGGCTGTCTCttcttaaaaacataaacatGGTTCGTGCTCATCTTCTCCTGAGCAATCAGAACCTTTTCACTGCCATTGATAATGAAGTATCCGCCCTGATCATAAGGACATTCTCCAAGCTCTGTCAGATCTTTCTCCGAGTTCTGAAACAAGGTACAATAACTAGACCGGAGCATGATGGGAACCTAGAAaagtcaaagaagaagaaaacaattcTACTGTCAGAACCTTATAGTAGACGCAGCTTATTAAATCTTGCACAAAAACTAAAGTTCAACTGACCTTTCCGATGAAAACTTTGGTAAAATCCTGTGTCTCCGTAACTTCCTCACCATCATGCCCTTTCTTAATAACTCTCTTAGAAACATCGACATACAAAGGAGCTGAGTACGTGAGGTTCCTCAACCTTGCAGCTTTGGGAAACAAGGTGGCAGTCTCTCCATCAGATTCCGTCATCATGGGTTTACTCAGATAAATCTGTCCAAAACTAATCTTGTAGATTGTctgcataaaaaaaaagaaagttccATCAGAGGTAGAGCAAAAAACATAACCAACACACATTGTCCCAGTGCCAAAATTGATCTCAGCTTCACCCCATCATCCAAAGCCACTCAAAAATGCTAGCTTTACCAAACGAAGAGCTCAAAACATAGAATACAATAGTGATCTCGCGAACATCAATGAGATCAGCTACTCGTGACGGGCAAACACTAATAGCAACAAACTgtaactaaaaactaaaacagCATAACAGATATTCTTAGTGATAAACCAAATTTGAGCTTCAAGCAATACTCAAAACGAATAGCTCAAGCATTTGAATACAACGAATAATCGCACATCAATGATATCAGCTCCTGTAGAAGGCAAACCCTAATTTCAATTTCCCGTATAAACCCTAGAAATCAAAAAACCCGAGGAAGAACCACAGCTAAAGCACCTCGGCGAAATCAGATTGGTGGCCAGGATTGTGCTGAGATTCAGGTCGGATCTCGATATCAGCGGACTCGTCGACGATTTCTTGCATAGTGTTCTGGATAAACTCATCGAAGGAATCGAGCTGCTGGCGAACGAGACCTTTCTCTTCGAAATAGGCAGAGATAACCGCCCAGGCGTCCTCCTGGGTGATCTCCTCGTCGTCATCTTCTTCGATGTAAGTCGGTTCTTGTTCGTATTCGTTATTATAATCCATTCTCAACGCAGAGAATGAACGAGAGACGGCGAGCTTCGAGTGTTTTTACTTTTAGAAAGGTCTCCGAGAGAGAGTGTGTGAGAGTCGGTTTGCTTATTTGTGGAAATAACCGGTTCGATTCGACAACCGGTTTCAGGCGATTTGATGGAAACCGACCGGTTTGATTAAAAGAGAGCTTTAGTTTATTGAATGACGGAAATACCCTTGGGATATAAACGAAGTCTCAGCTTCGGCGATACTTTCGGGAGAGAACGACGACGGAGAGCGAAGGCggaggaagagagaaagagagagagatgatacCGCAGCAATGGACGCCGCCGTGTGGGAGTCAATGCACGCACAAGTACGCAGCTCTTACGCAGATTCCATGTATGTATTCTCTCTCGATTCGTTTGATGTTGACTCGATCCGTAATGGCTCACTCAGATTTATCTTCTTTAGCTCGTTTGTTTTAGTTTCTCGATGATAAGAATCGTGCTTCGGCGAATTTGTATTCAAGCAGGTAAAATTGTTGATTGTTGATAAGGTTTCTCGTATTCTGAgggtttcttcatttttatttggAATTGAATTGTGAAACTGTGACTTGATAATTTAGGTTTCAGTGTTCTTTgtatataaaccctaatctactGTCAGCGAGTCTTGCTACTTCACTAAACATTGGGAGAACGATCACTTACTTGCTTGCTTCTTGGCTAACACTGTAAACTGTAGAAGATGGCATATCTCGCTACCCAATATAAGTAACCATAGGAGAAAGAGGAAAATAAGAACAACTGTAGTGAAGATGCTTTTGCTTCTCTGAACTTATAAACAGATAGATATGTATATGCGTTAGCTAGTAATAGGGCTTCGTTTTGCTGTTTCTGATACaatcttttttcattttcttgatctCTCAATTCCATTTATGATCACAAAAGCTAGATGAATTTCATATTTATCTTCCGTGTTGATATATTACACGATTCTAGCAATTTGTTATTTTGTTGTTCTCTTTGGCTTTATCATCAGTCTAATGATAATAATGAATCCGTGTAGGGAGAGTGTTCtgcaagaagggatgtgatgCCGACAGTGACTCATGGGAAGATTGTAAGCATTTCTTTTTAATCACTCAAGTCCATCATGAGATTTGTTTATGAATTGAGGAGCAGATTCATCTCTCCTCACTCCTCACTCCTCACTATACAACATTACAGAAAATTCTTGTCTCCTACATTGTATATATGTGTGTTCATGAAGTATCTCCTCTTCTTCAGGTTTTGATTTTGCAAGTTAATGAATTGGTGTGATAGTGTTCTCTTTATAGGTGTATCAGACTGCAGTGAGATATGCTACAAAGACCCTGTGCTAAAAGACCGACAATGGAGTGCATATATAGATCGTTCTCCTGGAGCTGCCAGCTACTCTGAGGTATCCACACTACATTAAAAAGAATACCCTTTTCATAAACAGACCGACGTATCTAACTtgttttatattgtaaaattcAGGAATGCTTTCACGCGTGTGTCGCAGGCTGTGGTTACAAGGTTTGGTACTCTTGTTTCAATCTTCATTTTGATGCCTTTGCagtatatttttcttcttcttagctCGTGTTTGCTGCATCATGCAGTTTGAAGTTGGATCTGAGGAAGTCGATAAGGTGAAACCAAAAAGaccaccgccaccaccaccaaagCCACAGCCACCACCAAGAGCTAAAGGACCAAAGCAGCCACCTAGTGAGGAGGTTCCTGGAACTTCAGCTTGACATCAAAAGCTTTGGAACTAACTTCTTAAAACTcctcaattttttttggtaatctaaCTTGTGAGGGAGTATCACTGTTCAGAGTAGCAAACTTCAAAGCAGCTGTTCCATTTTCTTGATAGTTTTTGACAATTTGTAGTGGAGAGTGTATTAGTGGGACGCGTCCCACGGATGGACCTTGTGACGTTTTTAGTCCATAAGGCAAATCAATGAACAGATATTGATATTGTGGTTTGCATAGTCTGATTCATAGTAACTAGTGATTTTGAATCAAACGAGCAATTAGACGACAAAGCTTTGCTCCACTAGTCTAAAACGTGTTTAACAGATGCAGTAACTAACAATGAGTTTGACTTCGTGACTAAAGCTCTTAGATTATTTAATAAGAATCACAAGTTCAAGAACCTCATAATCATTGAAGAAACATATACAGTAACTAAACTATTGCAAGTGTAGAAATTTATTTCTTCTCGATTAAGAGTTGGTGAGTTGGTGTTATCTTCTTTATCAATTCTTATTCCCATTAAAAGTTGCTTTCTTTTCTGTTACCACTTTTTCTCCTATCAACATCGGTGACAATCCGtgatgaaaatttgaaaaatactcTTAAAACTATTTAAGAACCCCACATACCAAAACGGTGTCGTTGGGCTCATCATCACATTACATAAAAGCTACTTTACTAGTTTAACtagacaataaaataaaataaaacaaaacaaaagtctctctctctctccctcacaTGGCTCTTCTCTTAAACCGCGTTAGATCGGCTTCGGTCTTCATGTTCACTGTAACATTCCTCTTCATCTTCGCCGAAGGCTTACGACCTTCTGATCATGGCCTACAGTATCAAACCAGCTCACCACCGACTGAATCTCACTCACCTCCCGGGAAAATGATGTCCTTCTTCGGAGATTCCcgttcttctcctcctccttctcagCTCCTTCCCAAAGCTACGGATACAGACGGCGGAGACGACGACACGTGGTGGCGTGATGGAGCTGCCAACAGACGCGAGCACGTGATGAGGCACGTGTTTCTTGCGGCGAGCATCATATGCGGCGTCTCCGGCGTTGCGCTCCTTGTTGTTTTCACTTTGGTTTACTTCTTTAGGTATCGGAATCAAAGTCCGTCGAACTTACCCTGTAACGATTTAAAGTAGATACTATTCGATTTCTGTATACATGGTttgtttctattattttttattttcaaaaatagatATAGAGCATTTTGCTTTATTTCGACGACTTTTATAACTTGTTGCGCTATAAGCCTAGAAATTTTGACAACTGTTACACACCCACTGACCCACATTGGTTAATTATTGTTGtagagaaaatataataatatgtgaTGCTTCGAATTTGATCTaatgtcacaaaaaaaaaaaagagaaggctAAGAAAAAGGACTTGGTTCGAGTTTGCTATGTGGTTTCGGTCATTTTTTCTCTGTCGGAAGTTGGTGTTAGAACAGTTATCTGTAACTCTGTAAGTAGAAGTCCCTATCTCATTGTTCAAGATGTTTATAGATCATTGAAGGCAATTTTATGTCCGTGTTGTAGAACCAGCTTGGTTTGATCACACTATTTCATGATGAGAAGGTTG comes from the Brassica rapa cultivar Chiifu-401-42 chromosome A01, CAAS_Brap_v3.01, whole genome shotgun sequence genome and includes:
- the LOC103859331 gene encoding uncharacterized protein LOC103859331 isoform X2, whose translation is MIPQQWTPPCGSQCTHKYAALTQIPWRVFCKKGCDADSDSWEDCVSDCSEICYKDPVLKDRQWSAYIDRSPGAASYSEECFHACVAGCGYKFEVGSEEVDKVKPKRPPPPPPKPQPPPRAKGPKQPPSEEVPGTSA
- the LOC103859331 gene encoding uncharacterized protein LOC103859331 isoform X1, whose translation is MDAAVWESMHAQVRSSYADSIFSMIRIVLRRICIQAGRVFCKKGCDADSDSWEDCVSDCSEICYKDPVLKDRQWSAYIDRSPGAASYSEECFHACVAGCGYKFEVGSEEVDKVKPKRPPPPPPKPQPPPRAKGPKQPPSEEVPGTSA
- the LOC103859331 gene encoding uncharacterized protein LOC103859331 isoform X3, producing MIRIVLRRICIQAGRVFCKKGCDADSDSWEDCVSDCSEICYKDPVLKDRQWSAYIDRSPGAASYSEECFHACVAGCGYKFEVGSEEVDKVKPKRPPPPPPKPQPPPRAKGPKQPPSEEVPGTSA
- the LOC103859347 gene encoding uncharacterized protein LOC103859347, with amino-acid sequence MALLLNRVRSASVFMFTVTFLFIFAEGLRPSDHGLQYQTSSPPTESHSPPGKMMSFFGDSRSSPPPSQLLPKATDTDGGDDDTWWRDGAANRREHVMRHVFLAASIICGVSGVALLVVFTLVYFFRYRNQSPSNLPCNDLK